From Legionella adelaidensis, the proteins below share one genomic window:
- a CDS encoding LysR family transcriptional regulator produces MSLLSPRLIAFFTVAQCKTVHGAARQIHITQTAVTQRIRALERSLKTTLFIRTKKGMNLTLEGEVLLRYCQNIKNLEGEVLAKLQGLDEELEIELTILSPTSLMRSRIIPKIIPILHKYKNLLINFKLADQEKRHLQLKSGLCDFAILNKETITQEMRYKELMPEEYVLVCSYAWANRDLEEIIQNERIIDFNHDDLFTFNYLQKYGFKCPNRNRYFANNTNNLAQLVSAELGYTVLSKEFALPYVRDKQLCILNEGKALEIEHYLAWFERPEPPKYFSEIIDAIK; encoded by the coding sequence ATGAGTTTATTGAGTCCACGGTTAATTGCGTTTTTTACAGTAGCCCAATGTAAAACGGTTCATGGTGCTGCGCGGCAAATTCATATTACACAAACAGCGGTGACTCAAAGAATTCGAGCACTGGAGCGTTCATTAAAAACAACGTTGTTTATTAGAACTAAAAAAGGGATGAATTTAACTCTCGAAGGGGAGGTGCTATTAAGATATTGTCAAAATATAAAAAACTTGGAAGGGGAAGTACTGGCAAAACTACAGGGCCTTGACGAAGAATTGGAAATAGAGTTAACAATTTTATCTCCCACCAGTTTAATGCGCTCCCGAATTATTCCAAAAATCATTCCTATTTTGCATAAATACAAAAACCTTCTGATCAATTTCAAGTTGGCTGATCAAGAAAAAAGGCATTTGCAATTAAAATCCGGCTTGTGTGATTTTGCAATATTAAATAAAGAAACGATTACGCAAGAAATGCGTTATAAAGAATTGATGCCAGAGGAATATGTATTAGTATGTAGCTATGCATGGGCGAATCGTGATTTGGAAGAAATAATACAAAATGAAAGGATCATTGACTTTAATCACGACGATTTGTTCACTTTTAATTATTTGCAAAAATATGGCTTTAAATGTCCAAATCGCAATCGTTATTTTGCTAATAATACTAATAATCTAGCGCAACTGGTAAGTGCTGAACTTGGGTATACTGTGCTTTCTAAAGAGTTTGCTCTACCTTATGTCCGTGATAAACAACTATGTATTTTAAATGAAGGAAAAGCGTTGGAAATTGAACATTATTTAGCTTGGTTTGAAAGACCAGAACCGCCTAAATATTTTTCCGAGATTATCGATGCTATTAAGTAG
- a CDS encoding pyridoxal-phosphate dependent enzyme, translating into MIYKNILETIGKTPIVKINRIGSDLPCEIYAKCEFLNPGGSVKDRIGYAMVEQAQKEGKIKPGDTLIEPTSGNTGIGIALAGAVLGYKVVITMPNKMSQEKQVVLERLGATIYRTPTEAAWDDPDSHISLAKKLQKEIPNSYILDQYANPNNPGAHYSGTAQEILDDFHTDLQMVVMGVGTGGTITGIARKLKEKIPSIKVIGVDPVGSILGGGSEVKPYHVEGIGYDFFPEVLDNTLVDAYVKIKDDDSFRMARRLIKEEGLLVGGSSGGAMWAALQAAKNLQPGDKCLVILPDSIRNYMSKFANDEWMKEQGFL; encoded by the coding sequence ATGATTTATAAAAATATATTAGAGACCATCGGCAAAACTCCTATAGTAAAAATCAATCGGATTGGCTCTGATTTACCCTGTGAGATATATGCCAAATGTGAATTTTTAAATCCAGGGGGCTCAGTTAAAGACAGAATTGGGTACGCTATGGTCGAGCAAGCGCAAAAAGAAGGGAAAATTAAGCCAGGTGATACTTTAATCGAGCCTACCTCAGGGAATACTGGTATTGGCATAGCGTTAGCCGGTGCGGTTTTAGGATATAAGGTAGTCATTACCATGCCTAATAAAATGAGCCAAGAAAAACAAGTCGTTTTAGAGCGCTTGGGCGCCACCATTTATCGGACCCCGACAGAAGCAGCTTGGGACGACCCAGATAGCCATATTTCTCTGGCTAAAAAATTACAAAAAGAAATACCGAATTCTTACATATTAGATCAATATGCTAATCCAAATAACCCAGGCGCCCATTACTCAGGCACCGCCCAAGAAATTCTTGATGACTTCCATACTGACTTACAGATGGTAGTAATGGGGGTTGGTACAGGCGGAACCATAACCGGAATTGCGAGAAAACTGAAAGAAAAGATTCCTTCTATAAAAGTGATAGGCGTCGATCCGGTAGGTTCTATTTTAGGAGGCGGCAGCGAGGTTAAACCATACCATGTAGAGGGAATTGGTTATGATTTTTTCCCCGAGGTGCTTGATAATACCTTAGTGGATGCATATGTAAAAATAAAAGATGATGATTCTTTTCGCATGGCCAGACGTTTAATTAAAGAAGAGGGGTTGCTTGTTGGTGGCTCTAGTGGTGGCGCAATGTGGGCTGCACTACAGGCGGCAAAAAATCTACAGCCAGGGGATAAATGTCTTGTAATCCTTCCTGATTCAATCCGCAATTATATGTCGAAATTTGCAAACGATGAATGGATGAAGGAGCAAGGTTTTCTATAG
- a CDS encoding OTU domain-containing protein, translated as MPTQFTTMQSFFKHPVTGVKSVKEPAKVGAFVNVGGRGDCGFRSVAAGFLDNILARNRVRNDVITKVLNRHFQYFPHHRPQRGTLKGELHTPAEIMQQVINKVTLSELVQTLGYTLRQLAVDEFVVHPNKYRGAFVNDTEATHPAQMRQIHTYIDETAIAALAEVLNTPIEVKVVEAEKELPLKLKYNAEGENPAIVVQLQNHHYVPKVVDVKRFTTVGLQASRAISPVNLANEEPSMEEILKLIASEDKRIHAEFQAHKNRLTTMVSAGELSKKDLLNLYVDGMRNSDYLRGRTKYVGLEHGNQQFFNTLLTAQSEGVVAAKAGSYDRQVVDALIHGIARAISIGQMNTNDVFAQFDQEEAVSAVYR; from the coding sequence ATGCCTACTCAATTCACTACAATGCAAAGCTTTTTTAAACATCCTGTCACTGGCGTAAAAAGTGTCAAGGAACCCGCTAAGGTGGGTGCATTTGTAAACGTTGGTGGAAGAGGCGATTGCGGGTTTCGCTCTGTGGCAGCTGGTTTTTTAGATAATATTCTGGCAAGAAATCGCGTGAGGAATGATGTAATCACGAAAGTCCTAAACCGTCATTTTCAGTATTTCCCTCACCACCGTCCGCAAAGAGGCACACTAAAAGGTGAGCTTCATACCCCGGCAGAAATTATGCAACAAGTTATTAATAAAGTAACTTTGTCAGAGTTAGTCCAAACTTTGGGTTATACCCTACGTCAGTTGGCTGTTGATGAATTTGTGGTGCATCCGAATAAATATAGGGGCGCTTTCGTAAATGATACCGAAGCCACTCATCCCGCCCAAATGCGTCAAATTCATACATACATTGATGAAACTGCAATAGCGGCTTTAGCCGAAGTTTTAAATACACCTATTGAAGTAAAAGTAGTTGAAGCGGAAAAAGAGCTACCTTTAAAGTTAAAATACAATGCAGAAGGAGAAAATCCAGCAATTGTTGTTCAGTTACAGAATCATCATTATGTTCCCAAAGTGGTAGATGTAAAACGCTTTACTACTGTGGGATTGCAAGCGTCACGCGCAATTTCTCCAGTTAATCTTGCTAATGAAGAACCCAGCATGGAAGAAATTCTTAAGCTAATTGCTAGCGAAGATAAAAGAATTCATGCAGAGTTCCAAGCACATAAAAACCGTTTGACTACTATGGTAAGCGCCGGTGAGCTGAGTAAAAAAGATTTATTGAATTTATATGTTGATGGCATGAGAAACAGTGATTACTTACGTGGGCGAACAAAATATGTTGGGCTTGAGCATGGAAATCAACAATTTTTTAACACACTCTTGACCGCACAAAGTGAAGGTGTGGTTGCTGCAAAAGCGGGCTCTTATGACCGTCAAGTGGTAGACGCCTTAATTCATGGTATTGCCAGGGCTATCAGTATTGGCCAAATGAATACCAATGATGTCTTTGCTCAATTTGACCAAGAAGAAGCCGTTTCAGCGGTTTATCGTTAA
- a CDS encoding alpha/beta hydrolase produces the protein MIKHLIVITVLFFLFVFVFIYFWQRHLIYFPAKGPIPLQEFTASDMQEITLKTKDGLNLLAWYKPAVENKPTILYFHGNAGNIGYRMPLVRKFLEAGYGVLLLEYRGYGPNEGSPTELGLYADGRAAISFLHQHGIEGQKIVFFGESLGTGVAVQLANEYPVCALVLQSPYTSFTDLARYHYPWVWIKPRDRYESLDKMAHIKAALLILHGKMDQIVPFSQGWQMYNKANEPKKLAAFSYAGHNNLWQMPDFVPQVINFLTSYCK, from the coding sequence ATGATTAAACATTTAATAGTCATAACTGTTTTATTTTTCTTGTTTGTCTTCGTATTTATTTATTTTTGGCAGCGGCATTTAATATATTTCCCGGCCAAAGGGCCCATACCTTTACAAGAATTTACTGCAAGTGATATGCAGGAGATTACCCTGAAAACAAAAGATGGTTTAAATTTATTAGCATGGTATAAACCGGCTGTGGAAAATAAGCCCACCATATTATATTTTCATGGCAACGCCGGAAACATTGGGTATCGGATGCCCCTGGTGCGAAAGTTTTTAGAGGCAGGGTACGGTGTATTGCTTTTAGAGTATAGAGGATATGGGCCTAATGAGGGTTCTCCCACCGAATTGGGACTTTATGCGGACGGTAGAGCAGCTATTTCCTTTCTTCATCAGCACGGTATCGAAGGACAAAAAATTGTTTTTTTTGGTGAGTCGTTAGGTACGGGAGTAGCCGTTCAATTAGCTAATGAATATCCTGTGTGCGCGTTGGTTCTTCAATCGCCTTATACTTCTTTTACTGATTTAGCCAGATACCATTACCCGTGGGTTTGGATAAAGCCTCGCGATCGCTATGAATCCCTTGATAAAATGGCGCATATAAAAGCGGCTCTCTTAATTCTTCATGGCAAAATGGATCAAATTGTTCCCTTTTCTCAAGGGTGGCAGATGTATAACAAGGCCAATGAGCCAAAGAAATTAGCTGCATTTTCTTACGCCGGCCATAACAATTTATGGCAGATGCCGGATTTTGTACCCCAGGTGATTAATTTTTTAACTTCATACTGTAAATAA
- a CDS encoding methyltransferase, with translation MEFLFLSGLVIIATFAFLYPWITKRKVRKWYKHNHIKKYEQVFNHLYANINGFILSKKARDEKDALEYLYGEIDFVSFIALLSNVTVDESTVFYDLGSGIGKAVIACSMVYPVKKSCGIEIFALLHNAAVLQREKLGQIEGFSEKAARIQFSNTDFLQANLQEATLIFINATAFINPLWDKLVHRLEHASTAKIIITTSKSIKSDHFTLLKKTRVAVSWGVIPAFIYVRKM, from the coding sequence ATGGAATTTTTATTTCTTAGTGGGTTAGTTATTATTGCCACGTTTGCGTTTCTTTATCCCTGGATTACTAAAAGGAAAGTTCGAAAGTGGTATAAGCACAATCATATAAAAAAATACGAGCAGGTATTTAACCATTTATACGCCAACATAAATGGTTTTATTCTTTCAAAAAAAGCAAGAGACGAAAAGGATGCATTGGAGTATCTATATGGTGAAATTGATTTCGTTTCATTTATTGCCCTCCTGTCTAATGTCACCGTTGATGAAAGTACGGTTTTCTATGATCTGGGAAGCGGGATAGGTAAAGCAGTTATCGCGTGCTCCATGGTCTATCCAGTTAAAAAGAGTTGCGGCATAGAAATTTTTGCGCTTTTGCATAATGCAGCGGTTCTTCAGAGGGAGAAACTAGGGCAGATAGAGGGCTTTAGTGAAAAAGCTGCGCGCATCCAATTTAGTAATACGGATTTTTTGCAGGCAAATTTACAAGAAGCGACACTAATTTTTATTAATGCCACTGCGTTTATTAATCCACTATGGGATAAACTTGTCCACAGATTGGAACACGCATCCACCGCCAAAATAATTATTACAACAAGCAAATCTATAAAATCAGATCATTTTACTTTATTAAAAAAAACGCGTGTAGCGGTGAGCTGGGGGGTTATTCCGGCATTTATTTATGTACGCAAAATGTAA
- a CDS encoding integration host factor subunit beta: MIKSELIENLAAKMTHLPEKQVTESINQILELMSDALIQGKRIEIRGFGSFTLHYRPPRNAHNPKTGEKVITEAKYSPHFKPGKELRERVDASRDKTSIEG, translated from the coding sequence ATGATAAAATCGGAGCTAATTGAAAATCTTGCTGCTAAAATGACACATTTGCCAGAAAAGCAAGTTACGGAAAGCATTAATCAAATTTTAGAGTTAATGAGTGATGCTCTAATACAAGGGAAACGCATAGAAATTCGGGGGTTTGGCAGTTTTACATTACATTATCGACCGCCACGAAATGCGCATAACCCAAAAACAGGCGAAAAAGTAATTACGGAAGCCAAATATAGTCCTCACTTTAAGCCGGGGAAAGAGTTACGCGAACGAGTGGATGCTTCACGTGATAAAACATCCATCGAGGGCTAA
- the dcd gene encoding dCTP deaminase, giving the protein MTIKSDQWIEKMALEHGMISPFQKGQVRENESGRIISYGVSSYGYDVRCSREFKVFTNINSAIVDPKAFDQNSFVDVESDICIIPPNSFALARTVEYFRIPRNILTICLGKSTYARCGIIVNVTPLEPEWEGHVTLEFSNTTPLPAKIYAHEGVAQMLFLEANEVCQVSYRDRGGKYQGQTGVTLPKT; this is encoded by the coding sequence ATGACAATTAAATCCGACCAGTGGATAGAAAAAATGGCTTTGGAGCATGGGATGATTAGTCCTTTCCAAAAAGGGCAAGTACGAGAAAATGAATCCGGGCGTATTATTTCCTATGGTGTTTCCAGTTACGGTTATGATGTCCGTTGTTCGAGAGAGTTTAAAGTTTTCACTAACATTAATTCCGCTATTGTTGATCCTAAAGCATTTGACCAAAATAGTTTTGTTGATGTTGAATCAGACATATGTATTATCCCCCCAAACTCTTTTGCACTCGCGCGTACAGTCGAATATTTTCGTATACCAAGAAACATCCTTACAATCTGCTTGGGAAAATCAACCTATGCGCGTTGTGGCATTATTGTAAATGTGACGCCTTTAGAGCCTGAGTGGGAAGGACATGTTACCCTTGAGTTTTCAAATACAACCCCATTGCCAGCTAAAATTTATGCGCATGAAGGGGTGGCGCAAATGCTATTTTTAGAGGCCAATGAAGTTTGCCAGGTTTCTTATCGCGATCGTGGGGGAAAATATCAAGGGCAAACAGGGGTTACATTACCCAAAACCTAA
- a CDS encoding NfeD family protein, giving the protein MDKVRPQDADLLGKHGQAVGPIAETGQVLLLGKLWQAYSLKKIAANSPVKITGVGEKGLEVEEIRDEEEE; this is encoded by the coding sequence ATGGATAAAGTTAGACCTCAAGATGCCGATTTGCTCGGTAAACACGGTCAAGCGGTGGGCCCTATTGCTGAAACAGGACAAGTCTTGCTGCTGGGTAAACTTTGGCAGGCCTATTCTTTAAAAAAAATTGCGGCTAATAGTCCTGTGAAAATAACAGGGGTAGGGGAAAAAGGGTTAGAGGTAGAAGAAATCCGCGATGAAGAAGAGGAGTAA
- a CDS encoding slipin family protein: protein MASLRVLREYERGVVFMLGRFWRVKGPGLIIIIPVLQQMVRVDLRTVVLDVPSQDVISRDNVSVRVNAVLYFRVLDPQNAIIKVENYYEATSQLAQTTLRSVLGRHELDEMLAERERLNTDIQRILEELTFEWGIKVSNVEIKRVDLDESMVRAIAKQAEAERDRRAKVILAEGELQASEKLLQAADVLAKTPQAMQLRYLQTLTSMSGNGNTSTIVFPMPVDLSILLQNILKK from the coding sequence ATGGCATCGCTGCGAGTTTTGCGTGAATACGAGCGAGGAGTGGTATTTATGCTAGGCCGATTTTGGCGCGTTAAAGGACCTGGGCTTATAATAATTATTCCCGTGTTGCAGCAAATGGTTAGAGTAGATTTACGCACCGTGGTATTGGATGTCCCAAGCCAGGACGTCATCTCACGAGACAATGTCTCCGTACGTGTTAATGCTGTTTTGTATTTTCGTGTTCTCGACCCGCAAAATGCAATTATTAAAGTAGAGAATTACTATGAGGCAACTAGCCAACTTGCACAAACAACCTTACGTTCTGTTTTAGGGAGACACGAGCTTGATGAAATGTTAGCTGAGCGAGAACGTCTAAACACTGACATACAGAGGATTTTGGAAGAGCTGACTTTTGAATGGGGAATCAAGGTCTCCAATGTGGAAATTAAACGGGTGGATTTAGACGAAAGTATGGTACGGGCGATTGCCAAACAAGCAGAAGCTGAGCGCGATCGGCGAGCCAAGGTTATTCTCGCGGAAGGGGAACTGCAGGCGTCCGAAAAATTACTGCAAGCGGCAGATGTGCTTGCAAAAACCCCTCAAGCTATGCAATTACGTTACTTACAAACACTCACCTCGATGTCGGGCAACGGCAATACATCAACTATAGTGTTTCCAATGCCTGTTGACCTTTCGATTTTGCTACAAAATATATTGAAAAAGTAG
- a CDS encoding LbtU family siderophore porin, which produces MKHRALIVAMALCSSPLWAATESEQLRKEIEILQKQTQALQTKLTQLQKKLDAKPSPRPTVTKVVRKTETQSKNEAVVSKKTDEPVQSFHTSSITVHAPDAHPESLEFYPTALVADEHVVTYIAGTPVVASPYLGSRPAFDGSDYIVNISSINRDIRLMQQRRRLYRAYESIGYASPHVPIIALSGKVEPIATVNRPYLGKNSGDLNLGSSELDVAAVLNDKVEAYIGIAYDDAPPDDWGQRIANSGFGLNMGFVNIGDLDESPFYLTAGQLYVPFGRFSSAMVSAPLTMRLARTKSRPFILGYKSQHETGPFAAVYGFNSDTTLGSSAAGGVNLGYIFGHNDLTGEIGASVISSIDDSTGMQDTGSQPGTTFGGFASLTNGNEAVRKIPGVGAHYNMSFDRYNFTAEWVGASSRFRAQDLSFNGRGARPQAGQVEGGVTFMAFNRPSSFALGYQWSKQALALNLPAQRISGVFNISIWKDTVESLEYRHDMDYKRSQYANGAEAPDFTNLNTVGTGGTADTLLAQIGVYF; this is translated from the coding sequence ATGAAACACAGGGCGCTTATTGTGGCCATGGCTTTATGTTCCTCCCCTTTGTGGGCAGCAACTGAAAGCGAGCAGCTAAGAAAAGAAATCGAAATTTTACAAAAGCAGACACAAGCACTTCAGACTAAGCTCACTCAACTGCAAAAAAAATTGGATGCGAAGCCTTCTCCCCGCCCTACGGTAACTAAAGTTGTGAGAAAAACAGAAACTCAGAGTAAAAATGAAGCGGTGGTAAGTAAAAAAACAGATGAACCAGTCCAATCGTTTCATACTAGTTCTATAACAGTTCATGCCCCCGATGCTCACCCAGAGTCTCTCGAATTTTATCCAACTGCCCTGGTTGCAGATGAACATGTAGTTACTTATATTGCAGGAACTCCGGTTGTTGCGTCTCCTTATTTAGGTAGTCGACCTGCATTCGACGGTTCTGATTATATTGTTAATATTTCCAGTATTAATCGCGATATACGGTTAATGCAGCAAAGAAGACGTCTATATCGAGCCTACGAAAGTATAGGGTATGCATCACCTCATGTGCCAATTATTGCACTTAGCGGTAAAGTAGAGCCTATAGCTACAGTAAATCGACCCTATTTAGGAAAAAATTCAGGTGATCTTAACTTGGGATCAAGTGAATTGGATGTGGCAGCTGTGCTTAATGATAAAGTAGAGGCCTATATTGGAATTGCTTATGATGATGCGCCCCCTGATGATTGGGGTCAACGTATAGCCAATTCCGGCTTCGGTCTTAATATGGGTTTTGTTAATATTGGTGATTTGGACGAATCTCCTTTTTATCTCACCGCAGGGCAATTATATGTACCTTTTGGCCGCTTCTCATCGGCAATGGTTAGCGCTCCTTTAACGATGCGTTTAGCACGTACGAAATCACGTCCTTTTATATTAGGATATAAATCCCAACACGAAACAGGCCCCTTTGCGGCAGTTTATGGTTTTAACAGCGATACTACTTTAGGCTCTTCCGCCGCAGGTGGTGTTAACTTAGGCTATATTTTTGGACATAACGATCTTACCGGTGAAATTGGAGCAAGCGTTATCAGTTCAATAGATGATTCCACAGGTATGCAAGATACAGGTTCACAGCCGGGAACTACTTTTGGCGGATTTGCATCACTTACAAACGGTAATGAAGCCGTGCGTAAAATACCGGGAGTTGGTGCTCACTATAATATGAGTTTCGATCGCTATAACTTCACTGCCGAATGGGTGGGTGCTTCTAGCCGTTTTCGTGCGCAAGATTTAAGTTTTAATGGTAGAGGCGCGAGACCCCAAGCAGGTCAAGTGGAAGGTGGAGTCACTTTTATGGCATTTAATCGCCCCTCCTCCTTTGCCTTAGGTTATCAATGGAGTAAACAAGCTCTGGCATTAAATCTTCCGGCACAAAGAATTAGCGGTGTGTTTAATATTTCAATTTGGAAAGACACGGTCGAGTCATTGGAATATAGACACGATATGGATTATAAGCGTTCCCAATATGCAAATGGTGCAGAAGCTCCTGACTTTACCAATTTAAATACGGTTGGCACAGGGGGTACCGCAGATACCTTGCTAGCGCAAATTGGGGTCTATTTCTAG
- a CDS encoding Lpg1974 family pore-forming outer membrane protein, which produces MLNLKKTAVAVLALGSSAAFAGTMGPVCTAGNVTVPCERNAWEFGIYALYLKAHYNNDFSWVAATTVAPAGLPSTTTFVDTDMDAGWGFRLEAAYHFLTGNDLNLNWTHFSHDSDETFLVGADTVFFDPLAGAGTYTFDADPRWDAVNLEFGQHVDFGEFKNIRFHGGVQYARIRTNTTITGVDTTGVAFLGSAYQTARFNGFGPRAGADMSFDWGNGIGIYAKPAAAVLVGRTKFSGIDTLSTATGLSVYGDRDTIVPEVEAKLGITYTYAMAQGDLMLDAGWMWVNYFNALDGAATISVPVGATTVTGSVPGESDFGVSGPYIGLKWIGSVV; this is translated from the coding sequence ATGTTAAATCTGAAAAAAACAGCCGTAGCTGTTCTTGCTTTAGGTAGCAGTGCTGCGTTTGCAGGTACAATGGGACCTGTTTGCACAGCTGGAAACGTAACTGTTCCTTGCGAAAGAAATGCATGGGAATTTGGTATTTATGCTCTTTACCTAAAAGCGCACTACAACAATGACTTCTCTTGGGTTGCTGCAACTACTGTAGCTCCTGCAGGTCTTCCATCAACTACCACTTTCGTAGATACTGATATGGATGCTGGTTGGGGATTCCGTTTGGAAGCAGCTTACCATTTCTTAACTGGTAATGACTTAAACTTAAACTGGACACACTTCAGCCATGACAGCGATGAGACTTTCTTGGTTGGTGCTGATACTGTATTCTTCGATCCTCTTGCTGGTGCAGGTACTTACACTTTTGATGCAGACCCACGTTGGGATGCTGTAAATCTTGAGTTTGGCCAACACGTTGATTTCGGTGAGTTCAAAAACATTCGTTTCCATGGCGGTGTTCAATACGCTCGCATTCGTACCAATACTACTATAACTGGAGTTGATACAACTGGCGTTGCTTTCTTAGGCTCTGCTTATCAAACTGCACGTTTCAACGGTTTTGGTCCACGTGCTGGTGCTGATATGTCGTTTGATTGGGGCAATGGTATCGGAATTTATGCTAAACCTGCTGCAGCTGTTTTAGTAGGTCGTACTAAATTCTCTGGAATTGATACTCTAAGTACTGCTACTGGTCTTTCTGTATACGGCGATAGAGATACAATCGTTCCTGAAGTTGAAGCTAAGTTAGGTATTACTTACACTTATGCAATGGCTCAAGGCGATTTAATGCTTGACGCTGGTTGGATGTGGGTAAACTACTTCAACGCTTTAGACGGCGCTGCTACTATCTCTGTTCCAGTAGGTGCTACAACTGTTACTGGTTCAGTTCCTGGCGAAAGCGACTTCGGCGTAAGCGGTCCTTACATCGGCTTGAAATGGATTGGTTCTGTAGTTTAA
- the pyrC gene encoding dihydroorotase yields MKSIQITRPDDWHVHFRDGKLLENTVPATANHFGRALVMPNLTPPLIRLHDILEYHRRILNASPKKDFIPFMTFFLHENMNPAEFEQAKRYPFIVGAKLYPAGVTTNSDQGIQSFKSIYPLLATMEENNLVLQVHGEVTHSDIFDRERLFLEEVLRIIVEDFPKLRVVLEHISTKSAVDYVKDAPQTVSATITPHHLLYNRNHLLAGGVKPHYYCLPILKKKSDQIALQEAATSGNPKFFAGTDSAPHAQNKKEASCGCAGIYSAPFAISMYAEIFAALNKLPQLNHFLGHFGAQFYGFAPNSSRIELIEKPFIIPDALPLGNEVVIPAGAQTTLHWSINEA; encoded by the coding sequence ATGAAAAGCATTCAAATAACCCGCCCAGATGATTGGCATGTTCATTTTCGTGACGGGAAGCTATTAGAAAATACAGTGCCCGCTACGGCTAACCACTTTGGCCGTGCCTTGGTAATGCCAAATCTTACCCCTCCTTTAATAAGGTTACACGATATTCTGGAATATCATCGACGTATTTTAAACGCTTCTCCCAAAAAAGATTTTATCCCTTTTATGACTTTTTTTCTCCATGAAAACATGAATCCTGCGGAGTTTGAGCAAGCAAAAAGATACCCTTTTATCGTAGGTGCAAAATTATATCCAGCCGGCGTAACCACTAACTCAGACCAAGGTATTCAATCATTTAAATCGATTTATCCTTTATTGGCAACAATGGAGGAAAATAATCTGGTTTTACAAGTACATGGGGAAGTCACACACAGTGATATCTTTGACCGTGAACGCTTATTTTTAGAGGAAGTTTTGCGCATTATTGTTGAGGATTTCCCTAAACTGCGGGTGGTGTTAGAACATATTTCGACTAAAAGCGCCGTCGACTATGTAAAAGATGCTCCGCAAACAGTAAGTGCGACAATAACACCGCATCATCTACTTTATAATCGCAATCATTTGTTAGCTGGTGGTGTTAAACCCCATTACTATTGTCTGCCTATTTTAAAGAAAAAAAGTGACCAAATTGCTTTGCAAGAAGCAGCCACTTCTGGCAATCCAAAATTTTTTGCAGGTACAGACAGCGCGCCCCATGCACAAAATAAAAAAGAAGCTTCTTGTGGTTGCGCAGGTATTTACTCCGCTCCTTTTGCCATTTCCATGTATGCAGAAATTTTTGCTGCATTAAATAAACTGCCCCAATTAAATCATTTTTTAGGGCATTTTGGGGCACAGTTCTACGGTTTTGCTCCTAACTCGAGCAGAATTGAGCTGATTGAAAAACCTTTTATCATTCCTGATGCTTTACCTCTTGGCAATGAAGTGGTAATTCCAGCTGGTGCGCAAACAACTTTACACTGGAGTATAAATGAAGCCTAG
- the rnt gene encoding ribonuclease T — MKPSPAIMHMKKRFRGFLPVVVDLETAGIDPQKNALLEMCIVLLNMDENGYFSPGEYYFEHILPFENAELDQKSLDFIQVDPYQPLRYAIDEKKALEQLFAPIHKALAENHCQRAVLVGHNAWFDLLFIKEATKRHGLKCPFHAFTCFDTATLSGLAYGQTVLALAAKAAGISFDVNEAHSAIYDAQKAAELFCAIVNLWEKQSKKFNL, encoded by the coding sequence ATGAAGCCTAGTCCAGCTATTATGCATATGAAAAAGCGCTTTCGCGGGTTTCTGCCAGTGGTGGTTGATCTTGAAACCGCAGGAATTGACCCACAAAAAAATGCACTGCTGGAGATGTGTATTGTTCTCTTGAATATGGATGAGAACGGATATTTTTCCCCGGGGGAATATTATTTTGAACATATATTACCATTTGAAAATGCAGAACTTGATCAAAAATCCTTAGATTTTATTCAAGTAGATCCTTACCAACCGTTACGTTATGCCATCGATGAGAAAAAAGCTTTAGAGCAACTATTCGCACCCATTCATAAGGCGTTAGCAGAGAACCATTGCCAAAGGGCGGTTTTGGTCGGCCATAATGCCTGGTTTGATTTGCTCTTTATAAAAGAAGCAACTAAGAGACACGGTTTAAAATGTCCTTTTCACGCCTTTACTTGTTTTGATACCGCCACTTTATCCGGCTTGGCTTATGGGCAAACCGTTTTAGCTTTAGCCGCTAAGGCTGCAGGGATTTCTTTTGATGTGAATGAAGCCCATTCCGCTATCTATGATGCACAAAAAGCTGCGGAATTATTTTGTGCAATTGTAAATTTGTGGGAGAAACAAAGTAAGAAGTTTAATCTGTAA